In Methanobrevibacter sp., a single window of DNA contains:
- a CDS encoding arsenate reductase family protein yields MLFVNYPKCSTCRKAKNWLEEHDLEYESKHIVEDNPTAEELRKWWEISELPLKRFFNTSGMKYRELKLKDKLLDMSEDEQLDLLATDGMLVKRPILVSDDTVLVGFKVKEWEEKLL; encoded by the coding sequence ATGTTATTTGTTAATTATCCGAAATGTTCCACTTGCCGTAAAGCTAAAAACTGGTTAGAGGAACATGATTTAGAATATGAATCAAAACATATTGTTGAAGACAATCCTACTGCTGAAGAATTAAGGAAATGGTGGGAAATCTCCGAGTTGCCTCTTAAAAGATTCTTCAATACCAGTGGAATGAAATATCGTGAATTAAAACTTAAAGATAAGCTTCTAGACATGTCTGAGGATGAACAATTGGATCTTTTAGCTACTGATGGAATGCTTGTGAAAAGACCAATCCTTGTAAGTGATGATACTGTTTTAGTGGGTTTTAAAGTCAAGGAATGGGAAGAAAAATTATTATAG